A genomic window from Mesorhizobium sp. 131-2-1 includes:
- a CDS encoding LysR family transcriptional regulator has product MQNFNDLAAFATVARERSFTRAAAKLGVSPSALSQTVRNLEERVGLRLLTRTTRSVAPTEAGDRLLRTLIPRFEEIEAELATLNELREKPAGRVRITAGEHPAIAVLQPALKRFLPDYPDVQVEIIVDYGLTDIVAEGYDAGVRMGEQVAKDMVAVRIGPDIRMAVVGSPEYFKRFPAPQTPQDLTAHKCINMRLPTYGGLFPWGLEKDGREVKVRGDGQLIFNNLGMRLSSALDGLGVAYMPEDQVLPHIAEGRLIRVLEEWCPYFPGYHLYYPSRRHTSPALSVLVDVLRHRGS; this is encoded by the coding sequence ATGCAGAACTTCAACGATCTTGCCGCATTCGCGACTGTCGCCCGGGAACGGAGCTTCACGCGCGCGGCAGCCAAGCTGGGGGTATCACCCTCGGCGCTCAGTCAGACCGTCCGCAATCTTGAGGAGCGGGTCGGACTTAGACTTCTCACTCGGACCACGCGCAGTGTGGCACCAACCGAAGCCGGTGATCGCCTTTTGCGCACGTTGATCCCAAGGTTCGAGGAGATCGAGGCCGAACTGGCCACTTTGAACGAGCTACGCGAAAAACCGGCCGGAAGGGTCCGCATCACCGCCGGTGAGCACCCGGCGATTGCCGTTCTGCAGCCCGCACTCAAACGGTTCCTGCCGGACTATCCGGACGTCCAGGTTGAGATCATCGTCGACTACGGCCTGACTGATATTGTCGCCGAAGGTTACGACGCCGGCGTCCGCATGGGTGAGCAGGTGGCGAAGGACATGGTGGCTGTCCGCATAGGGCCCGACATCCGCATGGCCGTGGTTGGTTCGCCGGAATATTTCAAGCGCTTCCCGGCCCCACAAACCCCGCAGGACCTTACCGCGCACAAATGCATCAACATGCGGCTGCCGACTTACGGCGGGCTGTTTCCGTGGGGTCTCGAGAAGGACGGCCGCGAGGTAAAGGTGCGGGGCGACGGTCAGCTGATCTTCAACAATCTTGGCATGCGGCTGAGTTCAGCGCTGGACGGGCTGGGAGTCGCCTATATGCCTGAGGATCAGGTGCTGCCCCACATTGCGGAGGGGCGGCTCATCCGGGTGCTGGAGGAATGGTGCCCGTACTTCCCGGGCTATCACCTGTATTACCCAAGCCGGCGTCACACGTCACCTGCGCTATCCGTCCTGGTGGACGTTCTGCGTCATCGGGGCAGCTGA
- a CDS encoding helix-turn-helix transcriptional regulator, translated as MRRADRLFQLIQILRRSTHPITASRIAEELETSRRSVYRDIADLIGQRVPIRGEAGLGYVLDRDYDMPPLMLTPDELEAAVLGAQWVADKGDAVLAGAARDLIAKIATVVPERLRPFVSQPSVGAPLSRASLPDGLDVARVRASIRTGHKIRIRYRNKRDEDSERVIWPTMIGYAETVRLLAAWCELRRDFRHFRTDRISAAAFLDERIGCRPAELRSRWKRHMEAQGLRLP; from the coding sequence TTGCGCCGCGCCGACAGACTGTTCCAGCTCATCCAGATCCTGCGACGCTCGACCCACCCGATCACCGCCAGCCGGATCGCCGAGGAGCTCGAGACCTCGCGCCGTTCGGTCTATCGCGACATCGCCGACCTCATCGGCCAGCGCGTGCCGATCCGCGGTGAGGCCGGCCTCGGCTACGTGCTGGACCGCGACTACGACATGCCGCCGCTGATGTTGACCCCGGACGAGCTGGAGGCGGCTGTGCTCGGCGCGCAATGGGTGGCCGACAAGGGCGATGCGGTGCTGGCGGGTGCGGCGCGCGACCTGATCGCCAAGATTGCCACCGTTGTGCCCGAGCGCCTTCGCCCGTTCGTCAGCCAACCCAGCGTCGGGGCGCCGCTCAGCCGGGCGAGCCTGCCCGACGGGCTGGATGTCGCGCGGGTTCGCGCATCGATCCGCACGGGCCACAAGATCCGCATCCGCTACCGCAACAAGCGCGACGAGGACAGCGAACGCGTCATCTGGCCGACGATGATCGGCTATGCCGAAACGGTGCGGCTGCTCGCCGCCTGGTGCGAGCTGCGCCGGGATTTCCGCCATTTCCGCACCGACCGCATCAGCGCCGCCGCCTTTCTCGACGAGCGCATCGGCTGCCGGCCTGCAGAGCTGCGTAGCCGCTGGAAGCGGCACATGGAGGCGCAAGGATTGCGCCTGCCCTAG
- a CDS encoding bifunctional diguanylate cyclase/phosphodiesterase has product MRQAVFSTANVPAAIAFVVLLICAIFADQQNRKVSDQLVRADVLAKVNIIRAKLEGNINGNLQLTQGLVSAIVTEPYLGQQRFALLAGNLFEQKSQLRNIAGAPDLVISLMYPMKGNEKAIGLDYRKNEAQRAAALRARDRHELVFAGPVDLAQGGRGFIGRIPVFVPTAGGGDRFWGIVSAVVDVDRLYAASGLTDPGIDIDVALTGKDALGDGGERFFGGGNVIAGNPVTAEVALPSGSWRISAIPKGGWPAAPKNELTLQALMALAGVLVVLPILVAGRLFGERQKNYAELRRLSGRLELALEASGIGVWEHDLASNELVWDERVNEIYGLPADGKPRGYDDWAGTIHPDDIERARQDFDQAAATKGLYSSQYRLVHHDGTIRHVRTRATFFQDTGGTPKMIGAEWDVTSDVLLNENLVRERQLSESKNAELEAASARIEHVALHDSLTGLPNRRYLDEMLAESGEAGRRTALLHLDLDRFKQINDTLGHAAGDAMLMHASKVIKANAEPADFVARIGGDEFVVVSHADGNDKLAELASRIIEEMRQPVNYQGHQCRFGVSIGIAANDGVDARQLLVNADLALYRAKSHGRNRYEFFNEELQSEIVRTKQIADEILGGLERNEFIAYYQPQFDARTLEIVGVEALSRWKHPRRGILAPAAYLKVAEELNVVALIDRTTLKQALENFERWSHLNIPRVSVNVSARRLEDRDLIKGLRKLAIKQGTVSFELVESIFLDENDDFVSWNIEQIKELGIDIEIDDFGTGYASIVSLLKLQPRRLKIDRQLITPITGSTAQRRLVSSIIEIGKSLGIEVVAEGVETMDHARILKELGCDILQGYAFGTPMDAKTFKAFAQSRKWLQAG; this is encoded by the coding sequence ATCAGGCAGGCCGTTTTTTCCACCGCCAACGTGCCGGCGGCGATAGCCTTTGTCGTGCTTCTGATCTGCGCCATTTTTGCCGACCAGCAGAACAGAAAAGTCTCCGATCAACTGGTGCGCGCCGATGTCCTGGCCAAGGTCAACATTATCCGCGCCAAGCTCGAGGGCAACATAAACGGCAATCTCCAGCTCACGCAAGGCCTGGTGTCGGCCATCGTCACCGAGCCCTATTTGGGCCAGCAGAGATTTGCCTTGCTTGCCGGCAATCTGTTCGAGCAGAAGTCGCAGTTGCGCAACATCGCTGGCGCGCCGGACCTCGTCATCTCGCTGATGTACCCGATGAAAGGCAACGAGAAGGCGATCGGGCTCGACTACCGCAAGAACGAAGCGCAACGCGCGGCTGCGCTTCGGGCGCGCGACCGGCATGAACTGGTGTTCGCCGGCCCGGTCGACCTGGCGCAAGGCGGGCGCGGCTTCATAGGCCGCATCCCGGTCTTCGTGCCGACGGCGGGCGGCGGCGACCGCTTCTGGGGCATCGTCTCGGCTGTGGTCGATGTCGACCGGCTCTACGCGGCGAGCGGCCTCACCGATCCCGGCATCGACATCGATGTCGCGCTGACCGGCAAGGATGCACTGGGCGACGGCGGCGAACGCTTCTTCGGCGGCGGCAATGTCATCGCCGGCAACCCGGTGACGGCCGAGGTGGCGCTGCCCTCGGGCTCGTGGCGGATTTCGGCCATTCCCAAGGGCGGTTGGCCAGCGGCGCCGAAGAATGAGCTGACCTTGCAGGCACTCATGGCGCTCGCCGGCGTGCTGGTGGTGCTGCCGATCCTGGTGGCCGGACGGCTGTTCGGCGAAAGGCAGAAGAACTATGCCGAGTTGAGACGTCTGTCCGGGCGGCTGGAGCTGGCGCTGGAGGCTTCAGGCATCGGCGTGTGGGAGCATGATCTCGCCAGCAACGAACTGGTGTGGGACGAGCGCGTCAACGAGATCTACGGCCTGCCCGCCGACGGCAAGCCGCGTGGCTACGATGACTGGGCAGGGACGATCCACCCCGACGATATCGAGCGTGCGCGGCAGGATTTCGACCAGGCCGCGGCGACAAAGGGCCTCTACTCCTCGCAGTACCGCCTCGTCCACCATGACGGCACGATCCGCCATGTCCGCACGCGCGCGACGTTCTTCCAGGACACCGGCGGCACGCCGAAGATGATCGGCGCCGAATGGGACGTGACCAGCGACGTGCTGCTCAACGAGAACCTCGTGCGTGAGCGGCAGCTGTCGGAATCGAAGAACGCCGAGCTAGAGGCCGCCAGTGCCCGCATCGAGCATGTGGCGCTGCACGATTCGCTGACCGGCCTGCCCAATCGCCGCTATCTCGATGAGATGCTGGCCGAAAGCGGTGAAGCCGGCCGGCGCACGGCGCTGCTGCATCTCGACCTCGACCGCTTCAAGCAGATCAATGACACGCTCGGCCACGCAGCGGGCGATGCCATGCTGATGCATGCCTCGAAGGTCATCAAGGCCAACGCAGAGCCTGCCGACTTTGTCGCGCGCATCGGCGGCGACGAGTTCGTGGTGGTGAGCCATGCGGATGGCAACGACAAGCTTGCAGAACTCGCCAGCCGCATCATCGAGGAGATGCGCCAGCCGGTGAACTACCAGGGCCACCAGTGCCGGTTCGGCGTCAGCATCGGCATTGCCGCCAATGATGGCGTCGACGCCAGGCAATTGCTCGTCAATGCCGATCTCGCGCTGTACCGGGCGAAGAGCCATGGCCGCAATCGCTACGAGTTCTTCAACGAGGAGCTGCAGAGCGAGATCGTCCGGACCAAGCAGATCGCCGATGAAATCCTGGGCGGGCTGGAGCGGAACGAATTCATCGCTTACTACCAGCCGCAGTTCGACGCCAGGACGCTCGAGATCGTCGGCGTCGAAGCGTTGTCTCGCTGGAAGCATCCGCGCCGCGGCATCCTCGCGCCTGCCGCCTATCTCAAGGTGGCCGAAGAGCTCAACGTCGTGGCGCTGATCGACCGCACCACCCTCAAGCAGGCGCTGGAGAATTTCGAGCGCTGGTCGCATCTCAACATTCCGCGCGTTTCGGTCAACGTCTCGGCCAGGCGTCTTGAGGACCGGGACCTGATCAAGGGTTTGCGCAAGCTCGCCATCAAGCAAGGGACCGTGTCGTTCGAGCTGGTGGAGTCGATCTTCCTCGACGAGAACGACGACTTCGTTTCCTGGAATATCGAGCAGATCAAGGAACTCGGCATCGACATCGAGATCGACGATTTCGGCACCGGCTACGCCTCGATCGTCAGCCTGCTCAAGCTGCAGCCGCGCCGGCTGAAGATCGACCGCCAGCTGATCACGCCGATCACCGGCTCAACGGCGCAGCGGCGGCTGGTGTCGTCAATCATCGAGATCGGCAAGTCGCTCGGGATTGAAGTGGTGGCCGAAGGCGTCGAAACGATGGATCACGCGCGCATCCTCAAGGAATTGGGTTGCGACATCCTGCAGGGCTACGCCTTCGGCACTCCGATGGACGCCAAGACCTTCAAGGCCTTCGCCCAGTCGCGCAAGTGGCTCCAGGCGGGGTAG
- a CDS encoding dihydrofolate reductase family protein, with protein sequence MRKLIAAMKISIDGKAEGPSGIADWVHAWSEDYGLMDQVDACILGGRMYPGYEQYWTAIQNAPDQPLPMTGKPAAREELPWARFAAKTPHYVLSNTVTSASWPTTKFLRSANDVAALKRQPGKDIYLMGGSTIVDSLSEAGLVDEFRFVLYPLIAGEGKVLFARTAQRRELELAKVEQLPGGRVSVVYKVA encoded by the coding sequence ATGCGTAAATTGATCGCCGCCATGAAGATTTCCATCGACGGCAAGGCGGAGGGGCCGTCCGGTATCGCCGACTGGGTCCATGCCTGGTCGGAGGACTACGGGCTGATGGATCAGGTCGATGCCTGCATCCTGGGCGGCCGTATGTATCCGGGCTACGAGCAGTACTGGACCGCGATCCAGAACGCGCCGGACCAGCCGCTGCCGATGACCGGCAAGCCGGCGGCGCGCGAAGAACTGCCCTGGGCGCGCTTCGCGGCCAAGACGCCGCACTATGTGCTGTCGAACACGGTCACTTCGGCCAGCTGGCCGACGACGAAGTTCCTGCGTTCGGCCAACGATGTCGCTGCGCTGAAACGCCAACCCGGCAAGGACATCTACCTTATGGGCGGCTCGACCATCGTCGACAGCCTGAGCGAGGCCGGCCTGGTCGACGAATTCCGCTTCGTGCTCTACCCGCTGATCGCCGGCGAGGGAAAGGTGCTGTTTGCCAGGACCGCGCAACGGCGGGAGCTGGAACTTGCCAAGGTGGAGCAGTTGCCGGGCGGTCGGGTGAGCGTTGTCTACAAAGTCGCGTAA
- a CDS encoding VOC family protein — MNFVSIRIITADVRRLVAFYEEMTGTRLTLYTEDFAELITAAGTLAIGSTRTLQLFGGDHVAQPAANRTAIIEFRVADVDAEYRRLADRIAGSLVQAPTTMPWGNRSLLFRDPDGNLVNFFTPVTREAIKKFER; from the coding sequence ATGAATTTCGTTTCGATCCGCATCATCACCGCCGATGTCAGGCGGCTGGTCGCCTTCTATGAGGAGATGACCGGCACCCGGCTGACGCTTTACACCGAGGATTTCGCCGAGCTGATCACCGCGGCCGGCACGCTCGCCATCGGCAGCACGCGTACCCTGCAGCTCTTCGGCGGCGATCATGTCGCGCAGCCTGCCGCCAACCGCACGGCGATCATCGAGTTCCGCGTCGCCGATGTCGATGCGGAGTACCGACGGCTCGCCGATCGCATCGCCGGCTCACTGGTGCAGGCGCCGACCACGATGCCCTGGGGCAACCGTTCGCTGCTGTTCCGGGACCCCGACGGCAATCTCGTCAATTTCTTCACGCCGGTCACACGAGAGGCAATCAAGAAGTTCGAGCGCTAG
- a CDS encoding acyl-CoA synthetase codes for MTRTPAGLPRYDDAVAHFHIEDEIAKLHGDPATGINAYVECCGRYTGQNRLALRAISAGGELREFSFDDLADMSGRAGNMLKELGVRPGDVVAGMLPRIPELVALILGAWRIGAVYQPLFTAFGPKAIEHRLSYSKAKLVVTNLANRGKLDEVENHPRVATILGAGDALPAGDIDFRAALASASPECEPVMRTGDDLFMMMSTSGTTGHPKGVPVPLRALLAFGAYMRDAIGLRADDVFWNIADPGWAYGLYYAITGPLQLGIATTFYEGAFNAKSTYDIIERLGVTSLAGSPTAYRLLMAEGAEAAARVKGRLRVVSSAGEPLNPEVIRWFDANLAAPIHDHYGQTENGMMVNNHHGLAHSVRAGSAGFAMPGYRMVVLDEAGNELGPNQPGILAVDIARSPLRWFDGYHQAETPAISGGYYRTGDTVEYEPDGSVSFIGRADDVITSAGYRIGPFDVESALIEHPAVNEAAVVGVPDPQRTEIVKAFVVLASAYQGSEALAEELAQHVKKRLSAHSYPREVEFVAELPKTPSGKIQRFLLRKAEVEKRKAG; via the coding sequence ATGACCAGGACGCCAGCCGGGCTGCCGCGCTACGACGACGCCGTCGCGCATTTCCACATCGAGGACGAGATCGCCAAACTGCACGGCGATCCGGCGACCGGCATCAATGCCTATGTCGAATGCTGCGGCCGCTACACGGGGCAAAACCGTCTTGCGCTGCGCGCCATCTCCGCCGGCGGCGAGCTGCGTGAATTCAGCTTTGACGATCTCGCCGACATGTCCGGCCGCGCCGGCAATATGCTTAAGGAGCTTGGCGTTCGCCCGGGCGATGTGGTGGCCGGCATGCTGCCACGCATCCCCGAGCTGGTGGCGTTGATCCTCGGCGCATGGCGCATCGGCGCGGTCTACCAGCCGCTGTTCACCGCCTTCGGCCCGAAAGCGATCGAGCACCGCCTGAGCTACAGCAAGGCAAAGCTGGTGGTGACCAATCTGGCAAACCGCGGCAAGCTCGACGAAGTGGAGAACCACCCACGCGTCGCGACCATCCTCGGGGCCGGCGATGCCCTGCCCGCCGGCGATATCGATTTCCGCGCCGCGCTGGCCTCCGCCTCGCCCGAGTGTGAACCGGTGATGCGCACGGGCGACGACCTGTTCATGATGATGTCGACCTCCGGGACGACGGGACACCCGAAGGGCGTGCCGGTGCCGCTGAGGGCGCTGCTCGCCTTCGGCGCCTACATGCGCGACGCGATCGGGCTGCGGGCCGACGATGTGTTCTGGAACATCGCCGACCCGGGCTGGGCCTATGGGCTCTACTACGCCATAACCGGCCCGCTGCAGCTCGGCATCGCCACCACTTTCTACGAAGGCGCCTTCAACGCCAAAAGCACCTACGACATCATCGAGCGGCTCGGCGTCACCAGCCTCGCCGGCTCGCCGACCGCCTATCGCCTGTTGATGGCGGAAGGCGCTGAGGCCGCAGCCCGCGTCAAGGGCAGGCTCCGTGTCGTGAGCAGCGCCGGCGAGCCGCTCAACCCGGAAGTGATCCGCTGGTTCGACGCCAACCTCGCCGCCCCCATCCACGACCATTACGGTCAGACCGAGAACGGCATGATGGTCAACAACCATCATGGCCTGGCGCACAGCGTGCGCGCGGGCTCGGCCGGCTTTGCCATGCCCGGATACCGGATGGTGGTGCTGGATGAGGCGGGCAACGAGCTCGGCCCCAATCAGCCAGGCATCCTCGCGGTCGACATCGCAAGATCGCCGCTGCGCTGGTTCGACGGCTATCACCAGGCCGAGACGCCGGCGATCTCGGGCGGCTACTACCGCACCGGCGACACGGTGGAATACGAGCCGGACGGCTCGGTCTCCTTCATCGGCCGGGCAGACGACGTCATTACCTCGGCCGGATACCGCATTGGCCCGTTCGACGTCGAAAGCGCGCTGATCGAGCATCCGGCGGTCAACGAGGCGGCGGTCGTCGGCGTGCCCGACCCGCAACGCACCGAGATCGTCAAGGCTTTCGTGGTGCTGGCCTCAGCCTATCAGGGGAGCGAGGCGCTCGCCGAGGAGTTGGCCCAGCATGTCAAGAAACGGCTCTCGGCGCATTCCTATCCACGCGAGGTCGAGTTCGTGGCCGAACTGCCGAAAACGCCGAGCGGCAAGATCCAAAGGTTCCTGCTGCGCAAGGCCGAGGTGGAGAAGCGCAAGGCCGGGTAA